A part of Miscanthus floridulus cultivar M001 chromosome 6, ASM1932011v1, whole genome shotgun sequence genomic DNA contains:
- the LOC136459210 gene encoding protein CHLOROPLAST ENHANCING STRESS TOLERANCE, chloroplastic-like, whose translation MALLTPPLIPLLSPSRHRVSSPSLLAAGAVPSHLICLFPHSHRHHDELCPSSPNVWPLHRRRRRGAAASLDQEESSASETTVAPEEDPGPPVSSDAAAEDGVATSTEPADASPEDLENIREIKRVLELLKKNRDMTFGEVKLTIKIEDPRDIERKRTLGIEDPDEITRDDLADALAEVNEGRIPENRVALQLLAKEMSEWPDIEIEAPKKKSKPGKSVYAKATDTGIDPETAAKRLNLDWDSAADIDGEEEDDDETEVPSAVGYGALYLLTAFPVIIGISVVLILFYNSLQ comes from the exons ATGGCGCTGCTCACGCCACCGCTCATTCCCCTTCTCTCGCCGTCTCGCCACCGCGTCTCGTCTCCATCGCTCCTGGCGGCCGGGGCAGTTCCCAGCCATCTCATTTGTCTCTTCCCCCACAGCCACCGTCACCACGATGAACTCTGCCCATCTAGCCCCAATGTCTGGCCGCTCCACCGGCGCCGCCGCAGGGGCGCAGCTGCTTCCCTCGACCAGGAGGAGTCTAGCGCCTCTGAAACCACAGTCGCTCCCGAGGAAGACCCAGGGCCACCGGTTTCCTCTGACGCGGCTGCTGAGGACGGGGTCGCGACTTCCACCGAGCCGGCGGACGCGAGCCCGGAGGACCTGGAGAACATCCGCGAAATCAAAAGG GTACTGGAGTTGCTGAAGAAGAACAGGGACATGACCTTTGGCGAG GTTAAGCTTACTATCAAGATTGAGGACCCTAGAGATATAGAAAGAAAGAGAACACTCGGGATAGAGGATCCTGATGAAATTACTAGGGATGATTTAGCTGACGCTTTGGCTGAG GTTAATGAAGGAAGGATTCCAGAGAATCGTGTTGCACTTCAATTGCTTGCCAAGGAGATGTCAGAATGGCCAGACATTGAG ATAGAAGCTCCAAAAAAGAAGAGCAAACCTGGGAAATCTGTCTATGCAAAAGCCACAGATACTGGCATCGATCCTGAGACAGCTGCTAAAAGACTTAACCTCGACTGGGACTCTGCTGCTGATATAGATGGCGAAGAGGAGGACGATGATGAAACTGAAGTGCCGTCTGCAGTG GGATATGGTGCTCTGTATTTGTTGACAGCTTTTCCTGTTATTATTGGAATCTCAGTCGTCCTAATTCTTTTCTACAATTCTCTGCAGTAG
- the LOC136459212 gene encoding uncharacterized protein → MDAQLETSGKLTFPGAMSQQDASSFKREGFRSGSSFTDLSSNASSINYRKARQDKIGGDGFWCGVLCMHLPGLSRRRPMQMQQQQSMSLSEADDTRASTAGPAGDRSSTVSKAASMERFKYSSSSSGTVFERPDAGEEEEEVSAYFDLPLELLRISSVDTESPVTAAFVFDGNRGRSAKKIVPEIPDFDFSFPAPPVFSNPSSPRS, encoded by the coding sequence ATGGACGCACAACTAGAGACCTCCGGCAAGCTCACCTTTCCTGGTGCCATGAGCCAACAAGATGCTTCTTCCTTCAAGAGAGAAGGATTCCGCTCCGGTTCATCGTTCACCGACCTCTCAAGCAACGCGTCGTCGATCAATTACCGGAAGGCGCGGCAGGACAAGATCGGCGGGGACGGCTTCTGGTGCGGTGTCCTGTGCATGCACCTGCCGGGCCTGTCCAGGAGGCGGCCGATGcagatgcagcagcagcagtccaTGAGCCTGAGCGAGGCGGATGACACCCGGGCAAGCACGGCCGGGCCAGCCGGGGACCGTTCCAGCACGGTGTCAAAGGCGGCCTCCATGGAGAGGTTCAAGTACAGCTCGTCGTCCTCGGGCACCGTGTTCGAGCGCCCGGACGcgggcgaggaggaagaggaggtgtcGGCGTACTTCGACCTGCCGCTGGAGCTGCTGAGGATCAGCAGCGTCGACACGGAGTCTCCCGTCACGGCGGCGTTCGTCTTCGACGGCAACCGTGGCCGGAGCGCCAAGAAGATCGTGCCTGAGATCCCGGACTTCGATTTTAGCTTCCCCGCGCCGCCGGTTTTCTCTAATCCTTCGTCGCCAAGATCTTGA
- the LOC136459208 gene encoding ethylene-responsive transcription factor 12-like: MDHRCVLAATICSQKPSVPALRCALPVSILQPCPCGKSKQTPRTLLYTPSPTPLSSRFRMMDPTLRAVLGHGGGDGGSGGARGGGGGGGGGGGGAAHYRGVRKRPWGRYAAEIRDPCKKTRVWLGTFDTPVEAALAYDRAARTLRGAKAKTNFPDHAGQQHLHLAPLLHQPPPPQPVSFGGVDCPTPWRYFVYFQAPTTAAAPLSPTAAMPPLATEPPSTALELGTGQRRGGLPFDLNEAPSC, from the coding sequence ATGGATCACAGATGTGTACTAGCAGCGACCATTTGCTCACAAAAGCCCAGCGTACCTGCTCTACGCTGTGCTCTCCCAGTCTCCATTCTTCAGCCTTGCCCTTGTGGCAAGAGCAAACAAACACCACGCACGTTGCTGTACACACCAAGCCCTACACCTCTCAGCTCTCGATTCCGGATGATGGATCCCACGCTACGGGCAGTGCTGGGCCATGGCGGAggcgacggcggcagcggcggggcgaggggaggaggaggaggaggaggaggaggaggaggcggcgccgCGCACTACCGGGGCGTGAGGAAGCGGCCGTGGGGAAGGTACGCGGCCGAGATCCGCGACCCGTGCAAGAAGACGCGGGTGTGGCTGGGCACTTTCGACACCCCCGTGGAGGCCGCCCTCGCGTACGACCGCGCCGCGCGCACCCTCCGCGGCGCCAAGGCCAAGACCAACTTCCCCGACCACGCCGGCCAGCAGCACCTCCATCTGGCGCCGCTGCTGcatcagccaccgccgccgcagcccgtCTCGTTCGGAGGCGTCGACTGCCCTACCCCGTGGCGCTATTTCGTCTACTTCCAGGCCCCGACAACGGCCGCCGCCCCGCTTTCCCCGACTGCAGCGATGCCGCCGCTGGCAACCGAGCCACCGTCAACGGCGCTGGAGCTGGGCACGGGCCAAAGGCGCGGCGGCCTCCCCTTCGACCTCAACGAGGCGCCGTCATGCTGA
- the LOC136459209 gene encoding protein RICE SALT SENSITIVE 3-like gives MVGSGAAGGGGGDHARSKEAAGMMALHEALRNVCLNSDWTYSVFWTIRPRPRCRGGNGCKVGDDNGSLMLMWEDGFCRPRVAECLEDIDGEDPVRKAFIKMSIQLYNYGEGLMGKVASDKCHKWVFKEPSECEPNISNYWQSSFDALPPEWTDQFASGIQTIAVIQAGHGLLQLGSCKIIPEDLHFVLRMRHMFESLGYQSGFFLSQLFSSSRGASPTPPFPLKQQPPPAAARPPPQLFNWPGHQPQLPSPAAAGGASPLFPPGPAGAFHPSSARPMPPFPGGGKDEGHMFHLPPAHHGSNKPPHMDEQPMGAGGEAPDGELRWPNGLSFFTALTGRADDAKLLFGGPGGGGAADDEKAAQPDNTQTGHGGADNVDEYLSLESHSNKARKVESAAAQSTKFKRSFTLPARMSSSTSVSASTAPAPAPPPQQQQQGMEYRGPHEGGVYSDLMETFLE, from the exons ATGGTGGGCTCCGGCGCGGCTGGGGGCGGAGGAGGGGATCACGCGCGGAGCAAAGAGGCCGCGGGGATGATGGCGCTCCACGAGGCCCTCCGCAACGTCTGCCTCAACTCGGACTGGACCTACTCCGTCTTCTGGACCATCCGTCCTCGCCC GCGCTGCCGCGGCGGCAACGGGTGCAAGGTCGGCGATGACAACGGCAGCCT GATGCTGATGTGGGAGGACGGCTTCTGCCGGCCGCGGGTGGCGGAGTGCCTGGAGGACATCGACGGCGAGGACCCGGTGCGCAAGGCCTTCATCAAGATGTCCATCCAGCTCTACAACTACGGAGAAGG GCTGATGGGAAAGGTGGCCTCTGATAAATGTCACAAATGGGTCTTCAAGGAACCTTCTGAATGCGAGCCCAACATCTCCAACTACTGGCAGAGCTCTTTCGACGCA CTTCCTCCGGAATGGACCGATCAGTTCGCATCAGGCATCCAG ACCATAGCTGTGATCCAAGCCGGGCATGGCCTCCTGCAGCTGGGCTCTTGCAAGATT ATACCCGAGGACCTGCACTTCGTGCTGCGGATGCGACACATGTTCGAGTCACTGGGCTACCAGTCGGGCTTCTTCCTCTCCCAGCTCTTCTCGTCCTCGCGGGGCGCCTCGCCGACGCCGCCGTTCCCGCTCAAGCAGCAGCCGCCTCCGGCCGCCGCGCGTCCCCCGCCGCAGCTCTTCAACTGGCCGGGCCACCAGCCGCAGCTCCCGTCTCCCGCGGCCGCGGGAGGAGCGTCGCCGCTCTTCCCGCCCGGCCCGGCGGGCGCGTTTCACCCGTCGTCCGCGCGGCCAATGCCGCCGTTCCCAGGCGGCGGCAAGGACGAGGGCCACATGTTCCACCTCCCACCGGCGCACCATGGCAGCAACAAGCCACCACACATGGACGAGCAGCCGATGGGGGCCGGTGGCGAGGCGCCCGACGGCGAGCTCCGGTGGCCCAACGGGCTGTCCTTCTTCACCGCGCTCACCGGGCGAGCGGACGACGCGAAGCTGCTGTTCGGTGGCCCCGGCGGCGGAGGCGCCGCGGACGACGAGAAGGCGGCGCAGCCGGACAACACGCAGACCGGGCACGGCGGGGCCGACAACGTGGACGAGTACCTGAGCCTGGAGAGCCACTCCAACAAGGCGAGGAAGGTGGAGAGCGCCGCCGCCCAGAGCACCAAGTTCAAGAGGAGTTTCACGTTACCCGCGCGGATGAGCTCGTCCACGTCCGTGTCAGCTtccacggcgccggcgccggcgccgccgccgcagcagcagcagcaagggaTGGAGTACCGAGGGCCGCACGAGGGCGGCGTCTACTCGGACCTCATGGAGACGTTCTTGGAGTAG